A genomic window from Candidatus Nitrosotenuis uzonensis includes:
- a CDS encoding fibro-slime domain-containing protein, protein MRNASILLIFGLVATIFGAHQALAIPSSDLRVVVIDSSGGGFGTGMTYLVNPNTGHTAPIDNTGTIKFAERIAAFGGSVYVADSTRISKINLDTAGQPDPAPPASNVISVTSDEFEFLVGIAVDGNGILYVADSDNLIYSVDPSGTLPATPTLVPIDHEFSEIRDMTITDNKLYIFDAGAADGEIYLIDLSSSPSPDYTAVLVYEGALGVSLVNSWGIAVHGTNVYVAGTFGFGPGVLKIDTVSDTTSEFSDNSSGKLSLPYALVVDPIGSDLYVSDQPTNTDVDVGKIYRLDLSSVSPSPVDVSSGFLELPSGLAIMTLTTSPPDALFTIIKTANVTSVLPGDGVLYTITATNSGNEPTSGITIRDDFPKTGNAQIESVLVDGNLSYTSTVFDVSAGTSTAAGTCVRVGDQFRVDCTGFGTLDAGDYIIVELEGQVRPGASGEAVNTATVSNADTFATHSVKVDINPAIVFSTISKTSTPSSVVAGDGSIDYTIILDNSAVGTSNAHGVTITDMLPIGTVDVQITSQPAPNVCQVEHNPDTSAKLICGPYTINNNNSIQIKYTVTVGANAQNPFTNTMSVTCDNCATTQTDSTSTTVIKESDLLLEKQSDVTVVTAGQDSIQYEITVTNNGISDADNVIITDNLPVEVTFSILGSSPECTYDSQTHKITCVIPDSIPPAGVHVVTINGTVNSNALGTITNTASVTTTSSDSDPSNNNATSDPIDVISETDISLTKTGSATVVAGSIMTYNLTVTNMGPATAVGVFVQDELPDDFVFLDNTIDHLSDPDCQLDAGGLVVCSYGDMGPASTQTKSIRVSIERTATGDHTNSAEVFIGTPQTTDENPSNNVSTVTTFVKPAPTEVTLSGIIRDFKKSHPDFEYVISDDDGIVKNLIGADSEPIYNGNPATITTTGIVNFNQWYNHVSTVNDCTAYDITLVPSEADPSKFVYSNNSFFPIDGQLFGNEGNPHNYHFTYQIYAQFVYQPGQTITITGDDDIWIFIDGKLALDQGGVQPPRTGTINLDTLGLTAGQTYDFALFFAERHTVQSNLGISTNIEFIPVPAQQCKVVDAVDDLASTTAIPVTINVLANDVSASSIQIVRQPSNGVATISGTTITYTPNTGFVGIDYLTYEASNGAGLTDTAVVTIKSESPTPLFCGLPESAYDKVIHGTNRGENIRGTQGNDLIFGLGGDDKIEGLNGNDCIYGGDGNDRINGNNGIDTIYGGAGDDELYGNNDDDFMYGEDGNDKIFGNNGDDLIDGGNGIDECRGHSGNNTILNCERGDPNTVIIPPGPAPTTVTLTGTIRDFKAAHPDMEQGCAGGICNAVEPGIVKTTLGSDGKPAFNKDTISTNGKKNFEQWYNDVSKVNSAKPFTLTLTQSSDPSIYTFDSGSSGFFPIDGELFGNEGRTHNYHFTLELHSTFRFSDGQMFKFTGDDDVWVFIDKKLVIDLGGVHPKSSATVTSNQLKSMGLVTGKDYQIDIFFAERQTVDSNFRIDTSFGIS, encoded by the coding sequence ATGAGAAATGCGTCAATTCTGCTGATTTTTGGACTTGTAGCGACAATTTTTGGTGCTCATCAAGCTTTGGCAATTCCATCCTCAGACTTGCGCGTGGTTGTTATTGATTCATCAGGCGGTGGATTTGGCACTGGCATGACATATCTTGTAAATCCGAATACTGGACACACAGCCCCAATAGATAATACTGGCACTATCAAGTTTGCAGAACGAATAGCAGCATTTGGAGGCTCTGTATATGTAGCAGACTCTACAAGAATTTCTAAAATTAATCTTGATACAGCAGGACAGCCAGATCCAGCACCGCCGGCCAGTAACGTAATAAGCGTAACCAGTGATGAATTTGAATTTCTTGTAGGTATTGCGGTAGATGGCAATGGCATTCTCTATGTAGCAGACTCTGATAATCTAATTTACAGCGTAGACCCTTCTGGTACGCTACCAGCAACACCAACGCTTGTACCAATCGATCACGAGTTTTCTGAAATACGTGACATGACCATTACTGATAACAAACTATACATATTTGATGCAGGTGCGGCAGACGGCGAAATATATCTGATAGATCTGTCAAGCTCACCATCGCCTGACTATACTGCAGTACTAGTATACGAGGGTGCATTAGGAGTATCACTTGTCAATTCATGGGGAATTGCAGTTCATGGCACTAATGTATATGTAGCAGGCACGTTCGGTTTTGGCCCGGGTGTCCTCAAAATTGATACCGTATCAGATACTACTTCAGAATTTTCAGACAACTCTTCAGGCAAGCTATCACTTCCATACGCTCTAGTGGTTGATCCTATAGGCAGTGATCTCTACGTAAGTGACCAACCAACAAACACCGATGTTGACGTGGGCAAAATATACAGACTAGATTTATCTAGTGTATCTCCTTCTCCTGTGGATGTATCGTCTGGATTCTTGGAGCTTCCCTCAGGCCTTGCAATAATGACTTTGACTACATCTCCACCGGATGCCTTATTTACAATCATAAAAACCGCGAATGTAACATCGGTATTGCCTGGAGACGGAGTACTTTACACAATTACAGCAACCAATAGCGGTAACGAACCGACATCTGGAATAACAATTCGTGACGACTTTCCAAAGACAGGAAATGCCCAAATCGAATCCGTTCTGGTAGATGGCAATCTATCATATACTTCTACTGTGTTTGATGTGAGTGCAGGAACATCTACTGCCGCTGGTACGTGTGTCAGAGTCGGTGATCAATTCCGTGTTGACTGCACAGGATTTGGCACACTTGATGCTGGCGATTACATCATAGTTGAGCTTGAAGGACAGGTAAGACCTGGAGCCAGTGGTGAGGCCGTAAATACTGCGACTGTCAGCAACGCAGATACATTTGCAACCCATTCCGTCAAAGTAGACATCAATCCTGCAATCGTATTTTCTACCATCTCTAAAACATCAACTCCCAGTTCTGTTGTTGCCGGAGATGGTTCAATTGATTACACAATTATACTAGACAACTCTGCGGTAGGAACTTCGAACGCTCATGGCGTAACCATAACCGATATGTTGCCAATTGGAACTGTTGACGTACAGATAACGTCCCAGCCGGCGCCAAATGTTTGTCAGGTTGAACACAACCCTGATACTTCAGCCAAGCTAATCTGCGGTCCATATACAATTAACAACAACAATTCTATTCAAATAAAATATACCGTGACAGTTGGTGCTAATGCACAAAATCCATTTACAAATACCATGAGCGTTACATGCGATAATTGTGCAACAACACAAACAGACAGTACATCAACTACAGTGATAAAAGAATCTGATCTTTTGTTAGAAAAACAATCTGATGTTACCGTGGTAACTGCAGGACAAGATTCTATACAATACGAAATCACAGTTACTAATAATGGAATATCTGATGCCGATAACGTAATAATAACCGATAATCTCCCAGTTGAAGTTACATTTAGCATACTTGGCTCTTCTCCGGAATGTACCTATGATTCTCAAACTCACAAAATAACCTGCGTTATACCCGACTCGATACCGCCTGCTGGGGTGCATGTAGTAACTATTAATGGTACAGTAAATTCTAATGCGTTAGGAACAATAACAAACACCGCAAGCGTCACTACGACCTCCTCCGACTCTGACCCATCTAACAACAACGCTACCTCCGATCCAATTGATGTAATATCGGAAACAGACATATCGCTAACAAAAACCGGCTCTGCAACGGTTGTAGCAGGAAGCATCATGACATACAACCTTACAGTAACTAACATGGGTCCAGCAACAGCTGTCGGCGTATTTGTACAAGATGAGCTTCCTGATGATTTTGTATTCCTTGATAACACTATTGATCATTTATCGGATCCGGATTGTCAGCTTGATGCAGGAGGACTCGTAGTTTGTAGCTATGGTGATATGGGACCGGCTTCCACACAAACAAAATCGATCAGAGTATCAATTGAGCGCACCGCAACAGGAGACCACACAAACAGTGCAGAAGTGTTTATTGGAACACCACAAACAACTGATGAAAACCCTAGCAATAATGTATCAACAGTGACTACTTTTGTAAAACCTGCACCAACTGAGGTCACATTATCTGGAATAATTAGAGACTTTAAGAAATCACATCCGGATTTCGAATATGTGATTTCTGATGATGATGGAATAGTAAAAAATCTCATCGGAGCTGACAGTGAGCCAATCTACAACGGCAACCCAGCTACAATAACCACCACAGGAATTGTCAATTTTAACCAGTGGTACAACCACGTAAGCACAGTCAATGACTGCACCGCATATGATATCACTCTGGTTCCATCCGAGGCAGATCCAAGCAAGTTTGTATACAGTAATAATTCATTTTTCCCGATTGACGGTCAGCTTTTCGGAAATGAAGGAAATCCGCACAACTACCACTTTACATACCAAATATATGCACAATTTGTCTACCAGCCAGGTCAGACAATAACCATAACAGGAGATGATGATATCTGGATATTCATAGATGGTAAACTAGCACTTGATCAGGGCGGGGTCCAACCACCAAGAACCGGAACAATAAATCTGGATACATTAGGACTGACCGCTGGCCAGACATACGATTTTGCACTGTTCTTTGCAGAAAGACATACAGTCCAGTCTAATCTGGGAATTTCAACCAACATCGAATTCATACCAGTCCCAGCACAGCAATGTAAGGTAGTAGATGCAGTAGATGACTTGGCATCAACCACAGCAATCCCAGTAACAATTAACGTGCTTGCAAACGATGTATCAGCCTCCTCCATACAAATAGTGAGGCAGCCTTCTAACGGCGTTGCAACAATTTCAGGTACAACAATAACATACACTCCAAATACCGGCTTTGTTGGAATTGATTATCTTACATATGAGGCATCCAACGGAGCCGGACTTACAGACACTGCAGTGGTTACAATAAAGTCTGAATCTCCAACGCCATTATTCTGTGGCCTCCCAGAGTCAGCATATGATAAGGTGATCCATGGTACGAACAGGGGTGAGAACATACGTGGAACGCAAGGAAACGATCTCATATTCGGCCTTGGAGGCGATGACAAAATAGAAGGACTCAACGGCAATGACTGCATTTATGGAGGCGATGGCAACGATAGAATAAATGGCAACAACGGAATCGATACGATTTATGGCGGAGCTGGAGATGATGAGCTATACGGAAACAACGACGACGACTTTATGTACGGAGAAGATGGCAATGATAAAATCTTTGGCAACAACGGCGATGACCTAATTGACGGAGGCAACGGAATCGATGAATGCAGGGGTCATAGCGGCAATAATACCATACTTAACTGTGAAAGAGGAGATCCCAATACTGTTATAATTCCACCCGGACCTGCCCCAACCACGGTTACGCTAACTGGAACAATTCGCGACTTTAAGGCCGCTCACCCTGATATGGAGCAGGGATGCGCTGGTGGAATATGCAACGCAGTAGAGCCCGGAATAGTAAAAACTACTCTAGGCTCTGACGGCAAGCCAGCCTTCAATAAAGATACAATATCTACCAACGGAAAAAAGAACTTTGAGCAATGGTACAACGACGTATCAAAGGTTAATTCTGCAAAACCTTTCACACTCACACTAACACAATCATCTGATCCTAGCATTTACACCTTCGATTCTGGTAGTTCCGGCTTTTTCCCAATTGATGGGGAATTGTTCGGAAACGAGGGGCGGACTCACAACTATCATTTTACACTAGAGCTTCACTCCACATTCAGGTTCTCAGATGGTCAGATGTTCAAGTTTACTGGAGATGATGATGTGTGGGTGTTCATAGACAAAAAGCTTGTAATCGATCTTGGCGGTGTACACCCAAAAAGCTCAGCTACTGTGACTTCGAACCAGCTCAAATCAATGGGATTGGTTACTGGCAAGGATTATCAAATAGACATATTCTTTGCAGAGCGCCAGACAGTAGACTCTAACTTTAGAATCGACACATCGTTTGGAATAAGCTAA